In a single window of the Rhinolophus ferrumequinum isolate MPI-CBG mRhiFer1 chromosome 21, mRhiFer1_v1.p, whole genome shotgun sequence genome:
- the LOC117013520 gene encoding peptidyl-prolyl cis-trans isomerase A-like, which translates to MCQGGDFTRHNGTGGKSIYGEKFDDENFILKHTGPGILSMANAGPNTIGSQFFICTAKTEWLDGKHVVFGKVKDGTKIVEAMGHFGSRNGKTSKKITIADHGQL; encoded by the coding sequence ATGTGCCAGGGTGGTGACTTCACACGCCATAACGGCACAGGTGGCAAGTCCATCTATGGGGAGAAGTTTGATGATGAGAATTTCATCCTGAAGCATACAGGTCCTGGCATCCTGTCCATGGCAAATGCTGGACCCAACACAATCGGTTCCCAATTTTTCATCTGCACTGCCAAGACAGAGTGGTTGGATGGCAAGCACGTGGTCTTCGGCAAGGTGAAAGATGGCACGAAGATTGTGGAAGCCATGGGGCACTTTGGGTCCAGGAATGGCAAGACGAGCAAGAAGATCACCATTGCTGACCATGGACAACTCTGA